In the genome of Candidatus Binatia bacterium, one region contains:
- a CDS encoding iron ABC transporter permease, with protein sequence MGDTLRHHLWQHGIFLLVLFLVLAPLAFLILGSFSTARLPGDFSLDAMGLVNYLKVYSDPGTYELFTNTVIYVAGSAAVGIVLAVSLAWLVERTNVPGKIFIYAGVPMTLAVPGMLQAMAWVLLLSPRIGFINQLLKDIFGPDAPVIDVYSLGGMIFIEGLRLVPTAFLMLVPLMRSMDPALEEAAAVSGARPISTLRKVTLRLLAPALVAVMIYQAMTALEVFEIPGILGLPAGIYVFSTKIYAIVRTATFMPVYGQANALAMVYLVIAVVTTSLYARMISRAERYTIITGKGYRPRQLDLGKWKIPALGIALLFLFFSIALPFLVFLYTSFLPYLQAPSWKALSVMTLKNYRLLAEYGEVGSALKNTVLMVAATATATVALSFLVSLVIVRSRFWGRRLLDQLAFVPHAIPGIVMGIAFFWLFLKVDFLPLYGTIWAISIGFTISFLAYGTRSMNAALLQIHKELEEAAYVSGAPPWRTMWRIFVPLMMPTLVGVWIWVVLHAVRIAGMPLMLYEGPKNQVLAILIWNMWDEGYVPAVAAIGTLLMIVLLLLTVAVRVFGFRRQSVQVVEA encoded by the coding sequence ATGGGCGATACTCTCCGGCACCATCTCTGGCAGCACGGAATTTTTCTACTCGTTCTGTTTCTCGTGCTGGCGCCCCTCGCTTTTCTCATCCTGGGGAGCTTCAGCACGGCAAGGCTGCCGGGAGATTTTTCTCTCGACGCGATGGGTCTGGTGAATTACCTGAAGGTTTACTCGGACCCCGGAACCTACGAGCTGTTCACCAACACGGTGATCTACGTCGCGGGCAGCGCTGCGGTGGGAATCGTCCTGGCGGTTTCTCTGGCGTGGCTGGTGGAGCGCACCAACGTGCCGGGGAAGATTTTTATCTACGCCGGCGTGCCGATGACCCTCGCCGTGCCCGGCATGCTGCAGGCGATGGCGTGGGTTCTGCTTCTCAGCCCGCGCATCGGCTTCATCAATCAGCTACTCAAAGATATCTTCGGCCCGGACGCGCCGGTGATCGACGTCTATTCGCTCGGCGGCATGATCTTTATCGAGGGCCTGAGGCTCGTGCCGACGGCCTTTCTCATGCTCGTGCCGCTCATGCGCAGCATGGACCCGGCGCTGGAGGAGGCGGCGGCGGTGTCGGGCGCGCGGCCGATCTCGACGCTCCGGAAAGTCACCTTGCGGCTCCTCGCCCCGGCGCTGGTCGCCGTGATGATCTACCAGGCGATGACCGCGCTGGAGGTTTTTGAGATTCCCGGAATCCTCGGCCTGCCCGCCGGGATCTACGTCTTCAGCACCAAGATTTACGCCATCGTGCGCACGGCGACGTTTATGCCGGTCTACGGCCAGGCCAACGCGCTCGCCATGGTTTACCTCGTGATCGCGGTCGTGACGACTTCTCTTTATGCGCGCATGATCAGCCGGGCGGAGCGCTACACGATCATCACCGGGAAAGGCTACCGGCCGCGCCAGCTCGATCTCGGAAAATGGAAAATCCCGGCGCTCGGCATCGCGCTGCTTTTTTTATTTTTCTCGATCGCGCTCCCGTTTCTGGTTTTTCTCTACACTTCGTTTCTGCCTTATCTTCAGGCGCCGTCCTGGAAGGCCCTGAGCGTCATGACGCTCAAAAATTACCGCCTGCTCGCGGAATACGGCGAGGTCGGCTCGGCGCTGAAAAATACCGTGTTGATGGTCGCCGCCACGGCGACCGCCACGGTGGCGCTGTCCTTTTTGGTTTCGCTCGTCATCGTCCGCAGCCGGTTCTGGGGGCGAAGGCTCCTCGACCAGCTCGCCTTCGTGCCGCACGCGATTCCCGGCATCGTGATGGGCATCGCCTTCTTTTGGCTCTTTCTCAAAGTGGATTTTCTGCCGCTCTACGGCACCATCTGGGCCATCTCGATCGGCTTTACGATCAGCTTTCTCGCCTACGGCACGCGCTCGATGAACGCCGCGCTGCTGCAAATACACAAAGAGCTTGAAGAGGCGGCTTACGTGAGCGGCGCGCCGCCGTGGCGCACGATGTGGCGCATCTTCGTGCCGCTGATGATGCCGACGTTGGTCGGAGTCTGGATCTGGGTGGTGCTCCACGCCGTGCGCATCGCCGGCATGCCGCTGATGCTTTACGAAGGCCCGAAGAATCAAGTCCTCGCGATCCTCATCTGGAACATGTGGGACGAGGGCTACGTGCCGGCGGTCGCGGCCATCGGCACTCTCCTGATGATCGTGCTCTTGCTGCTCACGGTGGCGGTTCGCGTGTTCGGCTTCCGCCGACAATCGGTGCAGGTGGTGGAAGCATGA